A region of Drosophila willistoni isolate 14030-0811.24 unplaced genomic scaffold, UCI_dwil_1.1 Seg271, whole genome shotgun sequence DNA encodes the following proteins:
- the LOC124461217 gene encoding uncharacterized protein LOC124461217 isoform X1 gives MPTVHNNINGIVNINDVNVSINIDFSNLVLNTQTNDEVVKGKKFDIPSDLDLDARLQAELDSLLPSMTSEESEIDARLQAELDSLPFIEVDNTDPPPLGSDPQNCAQISYAAVENEVPVDEMQVPHNDADLDNPIFVPLVGAPNTDFLQPMRTFGYFRNGHGEDIPVSFVLGPDGLVTNVSIINIVPSDLFSP, from the coding sequence ATGCCAACAGTACATAACAATATTAATGGCATTGTGAATATAAATGATGTGAATGTTTCcataaatattgatttttcgAATCTTGTACTGAATACGCAAACAAATGATGAAGTGGTGAAAGGTAAAAAATTTGATATACCATCCGATCTTGATTTAGATGCTCGTCTACAAGCTGAATTGGACTCATTGCTACCGTCGATGACATCTGAGGAATCCGAAATAGATGCTCGCCTACAGGCCGAACTTGACTCTTTGCCCTTCATCGAGGTGGATAATACAGATCCACCTCCCCTTGGTTCAGATCCACAAAATTGTGCACAAATCTCATATGCGGCAGTGGAAAATGAAGTGCCAGTGGATGAAATGCAAGTACCCCATAATGACGCTGATTTGGATAATCCAATATTTGTTCCCTTAGTGGGTGCTCCGAACACAGATTTTCTACAACCGATGCGAACTTTCGGGTATTTCCGAAACGGTCACGGTGAAGATATTCCCGTGTCTTTTGTTCTTGGACCAGATGGTTTGGTGACCAATGTTTCAATAATTAACATTGTTCCAAGCGACTTGTTCAGTCCATAA
- the LOC124461222 gene encoding uncharacterized protein LOC124461222 — protein MPTVHNNINGIVNINDVNVSINIDFSNLVLNTQTNDEVVKGKKFDIPSDLDLDARLQAELDSLLPSMTSEESEIDARLQAELDSLPFIEVDNTDPPPLGSDPQNCAQISYAAVENEVPVDEIGCSEHRFSTTDANFRVFPKRSR, from the exons ATGCCAACAGTACATAACAATATTAATGGCATTGTGAATATAAATGATGTGAATGTTTCcataaatattgatttttcgAATCTTGTACTGAATACGCAAACAAATGATGAAGTGGTGAAAGGTAAAAAATTTGATATACCATCCGATCTTGATTTAGATGCTCGTCTACAAGCTGAATTGGACTCATTGCTACCGTCGATGACATCTGAGGAATCCGAAATAGATGCTCGCCTACAGGCCGAACTTGACTCTTTGCCCTTCATCGAGGTGGATAATACAGATCCACCTCCCCTTGGTTCAGATCCACAAAATTGTGCACAAATCTCATATGCGGCAGTGGAAAATGAAGTGCCAGTGGATGAAAT TGGGTGCTCCGAACACAGATTTTCTACAACCGATGCGAACTTTCGGGTATTTCCGAAACGGTCACGGTGA
- the LOC124461213 gene encoding uncharacterized protein LOC124461213 isoform X2 produces the protein MLAYRTNLTLCPSSRWIIQIHLPLVQIHKIVHKSHMRQWKMKCQWMKLGAPNTDFLQPMRTFGYFRNGHGEDIPVSFVLGPDGLVTNVSMVSEDNGIGLPLDQQMESLTAAQLDQILQSGRTYLAFPPTAKSSSSSTSSSAADRKIVPKKVEEEVPDDEGHPRKPTVKDEADYEEIGVCDTFAVYWANILFCD, from the exons ATGCTCGCCTACAGGACGAACTTGACTCTTTGCCCTTCATCGAGGTGGATAATACAGATCCACCTCCCCTTGGTTCAGATCCACAAAATTGTGCACAAATCTCATATGCGGCAGTGGAAAATGAAGTGCCAGTGGATGAAAT TGGGTGCTCCGAACACAGATTTTCTACAACCGATGCGAACTTTCGGGTATTTCCGAAACGGTCACGGTGAAGATATTCCCGTGTCTTTTGTTCTTGGACCAGATGGTTTGGTGACCAATGTTTCCATGGTCTCTGAAGATAACGGTATTGGTTTGCCATTGGATCAGCAAATGGAGAGCCTAACAGCTGCACAACTTGATCAAATACTGCAAAGTGGCCGTACATATTTAGCCTTTCCACCAACGGCTaaatcatcgtcatcgtcgacATCTTCGTCGGCCGCTGATCGCAAAATAGTTCCCAAgaaagtagaagaagaagttCCAGATGATGAAGGTCATCCACGAAAACCAACTGTAAAAGATGAAGCTGATTATGAGGAAATTGGTGTATGCGATACATTTGCCGTATATTGGGCCAATATTCTATTTTGCGATTAG
- the LOC124461213 gene encoding uncharacterized protein LOC124461213 isoform X1, which translates to MPTVHNNINGIVNINDVNVSINIDFSNLVLNTQTNDEVVKGKKFDIPSDLDLDARLQAELDSLLPSMTSEESEIDARLQDELDSLPFIEVDNTDPPPLGSDPQNCAQISYAAVENEVPVDEMQVPHNDADFDNPIFVPLVGAPNTDFLQPMRTFGYFRNGHGEDIPVSFVLGPDGLVTNVSMVSEDNGIGLPLDQQMESLTAAQLDQILQSGRTYLAFPPTAKSSSSSTSSSAADRKIVPKKVEEEVPDDEGHPRKPTVKDEADYEEIGVCDTFAVYWANILFCD; encoded by the coding sequence ATGCCAACAGTACATAACAATATTAATGGCATTGTGAATATAAATGATGTGAATGTTTCcataaatattgatttttcgAATCTTGTACTGAATACGCAAACAAATGATGAAGTGGTGAAAGGTAAAAAATTTGATATACCATCCGATCTTGATTTAGATGCTCGTCTACAAGCTGAATTGGACTCATTGCTACCGTCGATGACATCTGAGGAATCCGAAATAGATGCTCGCCTACAGGACGAACTTGACTCTTTGCCCTTCATCGAGGTGGATAATACAGATCCACCTCCCCTTGGTTCAGATCCACAAAATTGTGCACAAATCTCATATGCGGCAGTGGAAAATGAAGTGCCAGTGGATGAAATGCAAGTACCCCATAATGACGCTGATTTTGATAATCCAATATTTGTTCCCTTAGTGGGTGCTCCGAACACAGATTTTCTACAACCGATGCGAACTTTCGGGTATTTCCGAAACGGTCACGGTGAAGATATTCCCGTGTCTTTTGTTCTTGGACCAGATGGTTTGGTGACCAATGTTTCCATGGTCTCTGAAGATAACGGTATTGGTTTGCCATTGGATCAGCAAATGGAGAGCCTAACAGCTGCACAACTTGATCAAATACTGCAAAGTGGCCGTACATATTTAGCCTTTCCACCAACGGCTaaatcatcgtcatcgtcgacATCTTCGTCGGCCGCTGATCGCAAAATAGTTCCCAAgaaagtagaagaagaagttCCAGATGATGAAGGTCATCCACGAAAACCAACTGTAAAAGATGAAGCTGATTATGAGGAAATTGGTGTATGCGATACATTTGCCGTATATTGGGCCAATATTCTATTTTGCGATTAG